The Vulpes lagopus strain Blue_001 chromosome 6, ASM1834538v1, whole genome shotgun sequence genome has a segment encoding these proteins:
- the SNAPC1 gene encoding snRNA-activating protein complex subunit 1, translating to MGTSPGLQTDCEALLSRFQETDSVRFEDFTELWRSMKFGTIFCGRMRNLEKNMFTKEALALAWQYFLPPYTFQIRVGALYLLYGLYNTQLCQPKQKIRVALKDWDEVLKFQQDLINAQHFDAAYIFRKLRLDKAFHFTAMPKLLSYRMKKKIQRAEVTEEFKDPNDRVMKLITSDVLEEMLNVHDHYQNMKHIISGDKSNPDKALSLIKDDFFDNIKNIVLEHQQWHKDRKNPPLKSKVKDGEEKREGNSQESERCERAESLARIKSKAFSVVVQASKSRRHRQVKLDSSDSDSASGQGQIKATRKKRNKETLKSEGRKMPSRNRDDMQNVHKEDKSLRLSMPVITEEEEDNESFSEPEFTAPKRRRKYRTKNLV from the exons ATGGGGACGTCTCCCGGCCTGCAAACGGACTGCGAGGCGCTGCTCAGCCGCTTCCAGGAGACGGATAGCGTGCGATTCGAGGACTTCACGGAGCTCTGGAGGAGCATGAAGTTCGGGACCATCTTCTG tGGTAGAatgagaaatttagaaaagaacatGTTTACAAAAGAAGCATTAGCTTTGGCTTGGCAATATTTTTTACCTCCATACACCTTCCAGATCAGAGTTGGTGCTTTGTATCTGCTATATGGATTATATAACACCCAACTGTGTCAACCAAAACAAAAG ATTAGAGTTGCCCTAAAGGATTGggatgaagttttaaaatttcagcaaGATTTGATAAATGCACAACATTTTGATGCAGCTTATATTTTTAGGAAACTACGACTAGACAAAGCATTTCATTTTACGGCAATGCCCAAATTG CTATCATATaggatgaagaagaaaattcaaCGAGCTGAAGTTACAGAAGAATTTAAGGACCCAAATGATCGTGTAATGAAACTTATCACTTCTGATGTATTAGAG GAAATGCTGAATGTTCATGATCATTATCAGAACATGAAACATATAATTTCAGGTGATAAATCCAATCCTGACAAAGCCCTCAGCTTGATAAAGGATGATTTTTTTGACAATATTAAGAACATAGTTTTGGAGCATCAGCAGTGGCACAAAGATAGAAAG aatCCACCCTTAAAATCAAAAGttaaagatggagaagaaaagagagaaggaaattcgCAAGAATCAGAG AGATGTGAAAGGGCAGAATCCTTAGCAAGAATAAAATCAAAGGCCTTTTCAGTTGTGGTTCAG GCATCCAAGTCAAGAAGGCATCGTCAAGTCAAACTTGACTCTTCTGACTCTGATTCTGCTTCTGGTCAAGGACAAATCAAAGcaactaggaaaaaaagaaacaaagaaacattgaaatcagaaggaaggaagatgccTTCCAGAAACAGAG ATGACATGCAGAATGTACATAAAGAAGATAAATCATTGAGGCTGAGTATGCCTGTaattacagaagaggaagaggacaaTGAAAGTTTTAGTGAACCAG AGTTCACTGCACccaagaggagaagaaaatacagaacaaagaACCTGGTATAG